GTCGAATTCCTCGCGCAGAGAACGGAGTTCGTCGGCCACCACCTCGGCAAGCCGGTCGCGGTGCGTGATGTAGTCCTTCGCGCTGACGGTACCGGTCACGCGCCCGCGCACGACGAGCTGGGAGGTGCGGTCGCTGCCCGGTTTGAGCAGGACCGGGTTGAATCGCACGCTCGGGGCCAGGCCTGCGGCGCGGGCCTGCATCGCTTGCGCCCGCCCGATCTCACCACCCTCGACGGTGACCGCCGAATTGTTCGACATGTTCTGCGCCTTGAACGGCGCGACGCGCACACCTTCGCGCGCCAGCAGCCGGCACAGTCCGGCCACCATCATGGATTTCCCGGCGTCGGAAGTGGTGCCGGCAACGAGCAGCGCCCCGGTCACCTTCTCCGCGCGAGCAGACGTGAAACTGCTCATTTTCGCGGCATTTCGGGCAGTTTTACGTCTGCTCGCGAGGTCACGGCAGGGTGAGGATCTCGGCGCCCGTCTCGGTGACCACCAGGGTGTGCTCGAACTGGGCGGTCCACTTGCGGTCCTTGGTGACCACGGTCCAGCCGTCGTTCCAGATCTCGTAATCCAACCCGCCTAGGTTGATCATCGGTTCGATGGTGAAGGTCATACCGGGTTCCATGACGGTCTCGACGCTGGGCTGGTCGTAGTGCAGCACCACCAGCCCGTTGTGGAATGTCGTGCCGATGCCGTGGCCGGTGAAGTCGCGAACGACGTTGTATCCGAACCGGTTCGCGTACGCCTCGATGACCCGGCCGACCACCGAGAGCGCGCGGCCCGGCTTGACCGCCTTGATCGCCCGCATCGTCGCCTCGTGGGTGCGTTCGACGAGCAGCCGGTGCTCCTCGGCGACGTTGCCGGCAAGGAAGGTGGCGTTGGTGTCCCCGTGGACGCCGTCGATGTACGCGGTGACGTCGATGTTGACGATGTCTCCGTCCTCGACGACGGTCGAGTCCGGAATGCCGTGGCAGATGACCTCGTTCAGCGACGTGCAGCAGGATTTCGGAAAGCCCTTGTAGCCCAGAGTGGACGGGTAGGCGCCGTGGTCGACCATGTAGTCGTGGGCGATGCGGTCCAGGTGGTCGGTGGTGACGCCGGGCGCGACGGCCCTGCCCGCCTCCGCCAGGGCGCCCGCGGCGATGCGACCGGCGATGCGCATCTTCTCGATCACCTCGGGCGTCTGTACCCAGGGTTCGTTGCCCTCGTCGACGGTCGGCCGCCACGCGTACTCGGGGCGCGCGATCGATTTGGGCACCGGCAGCGTCGGGGAGAGCTCGCCGGGGCGGAGGGCGGTGCGCACAGACATGACCCCAGGATAGCCAGGAGAACGAGCCTCTCCTATCGGGAGAATGATGCTACGTTTCCCTGATGCTCGGCGAGTCCACCCCGATGAAGACCACCCCTGACCACCTGCTCGGCCAGTTGGGTATCCACGATCTGCTGGAGACCGACGAGCGCATGGTCGTCGAGATGGAGAACCGGCCGAACCTGGCCAACACCCGCGGCGCGTTGCAGGGCGGCCTCGTCGCGACCCTGATCGACATCGCCGGCGGCCGCTTGGCCGACCGGCTGGTCGCCGACGGACAGAGCGTCACGACGGCGGATATGACCGTGCACTTCCTGGCACCGGTCGTCGTGGGTCCCGCCCGCGCCGAGGCGACGGTCGTGCGCGCGGGCAAGCGCATCATCGTGACCGCGGTCGACGTCACCGATGTGGGACGTGACCGCCTCGCCGCACGCGCCACGCTGAGTTTCGCGGTCCTCGACCCCCGCTGATCGAACTCCCGTGTCAGCCGCGCTCGCCGAGGAATCTCGGCCGGCGCAGCCACCCCGTCTGGGGGCCGCGGATGTCGACCGAGCCCCACACCACCCTGCCGGTGAGCACCACGTGCGGCCTGCCCTCCGCGGGAACGTCCCTGCGGTGGTCGGATGCGCTCCCGACGATCACCTCGACGTCGTCGATCGAAGCACTCGCGCCGTCGGGCAGCCGCAGGTCGAGCCCGCCGAACTTCAGGTCGAGTTCGATGACGACCATCGGTCCGGCGAACCGCGCGCGGGTGAGGTCGAGATCGATCGACCCCATGCGACGGTGCAGCGCCAGCCGCGTCGGCACGATCCACTCCCCCTGGCGCTTCAGCGAACCGAACACCCCGCGCAGCTCGACGCGGTCGGTGGCGGACGTGACGATCGCCCCGGGTCCCGGGAGGTCGGTGACCAACGCGTCGAGATCGGAACGCATCCGTGCCTGCGAGACGAGGGCCGAGCGTTCCTCGAACTCGTCGATGTCGATGAGGCCGAGCGCGACGGCATTGTGTAATCGCCGCAGAGTGCCGTTGCGGTCGGCGTCGGAGATCCGCATCGGCATGGGGTCGGGACGGGCGTCACCGTTGTGGGCCGGGGTCGTCATAGCCCCTCCAGGCTACTCAGGCCAGGTAGCCGGCGGGCAGTCCGTCGAGCATGCCGCGCAGCATCTGCACCGCGTACTCCGAGCTGCCGCCGCCGACGATGAGCGCGGCGAAGGCGAGGTCACCGCGGTAACCGGCGAACCACGAGTGGGAACCGCCGGCGAACTCGGCCTCCCCGGTCTTCCCGCGTACGTCACCGGCGTCGGCCAGATCCTTGGCGGTGCCGTTGGTCACCACCAGCCGCATCATCGGGCGCAGGGAGTCGACCACTTTGGGGCTCACGGGTCCGTGTTCGCCGGTGATGACGGTGTCGCGGCCTTCGATCAGCCGGGGCACCGGGGTCTGTCCCGCGGCGACGGTCGCGGCGACCAGCGCCATCCCGAACGGGCTGACCACCACCTTGCCCTGCCCGAAACCGTCCTCGGTGCGCTCGGCGAGGTTGACGGTCGGCGGCACCGACCCGGACACCGTGGGGATGCCCTCGATCTGATAGTCGGGGCCGATGCCGTATTGGGCGGCCGCGGTGGTCAACCCCCGCGGCGGCATGCGGCTGGCGAGTTCGGCGAAGGTGGTGTTGCAGGAACTCGCGAAGGCCCGCGACATCGGCACCGTGCCGAGATCGAAACCGCCGTAGTTGGGCACCGTGCGATGGCCGATGTCCATGTGCCCCGGGCAGCCGAGCAGCGTGTTCGGGGTGGCCATATCGCGTTCGATCGCGGCACCGGCGGTGACGATCTTGAAGGTCGACCCCGGCGGGTACAGCCCCATGGTGGCCAGCGGGCCCTCCGCGTCGGCGGCGGCGTTCTGCGCGACGGCGAGTATCTCGCCGGTGGAGGCCTTGATCGCGACGATCATCGCCTGCTTGCCGGTGAAGTTCACCGCGTTCTGCGCGGCGGTCTGCACGGCACGGTCGAGGCTGATGGTCACCGAGGGTGCCGGATCCCCCGGAACCTCGTTGAGGACGTCGACGTCGACACCGTTCTGGTTGACGGTGACCACCCGCCATCCGGAGCGGCCGTCGAGTTCGTCGGCGACCTCCTTCTTGACCTCGTTGACGATGGCCGGCGCGAAACGCTCGTCGGTGGGCAGCATGTCGGCCTGCGGGGTGATGACCACCCCCGGCCGCGGGCCGAGCAGGCCGGCCACCCGGTCGTGGTCGGCCTGGTTGAGCATCGTCAGGCTCATCGGTTCGGCCATCGAGCTCGCCTGTTCGGCCAGGCGCTGCGCATCGACGGTGGGGTTGAAGGGTCGCAGCGCGTCGGCGACCACTCGAGCGGTCGACATCAGCTCGGCGCCGGCCGCTTTCGCGTCCAGGGCGAAGTGGTAGCGATAGCCGGGCACCAGCACGTCGCTGCCGCCGCGCTCGTTGACCGAGGCTCGCGGCGGTGGGTCGGCGCGCAGCGCGAACGACTGGTTCTCTCCCAGCCGGGGATGCAGACCCGTTGTGGCCCAACGGACTTCCCAGCGCCCCTCGTCACGCACCATGTTGAGCTGACCGTCGTAGGTCCACGTGCGGTTCTTGGGCAGGTGCCACGTGTAGCGGTAGGTGATGGCCCCGGTGTCCTCGGAGTATTTCGAACCGAGGATCTGCGCGTCGAGGTGCGTCGCCTGCAGTCCCGCCCAGGCTTCGTTGAGCGCGGCGCGGGCATCGGCGGGCCGGTCGGCGAGTTCGGCTGCGGCGGCGGTGTCGCCGGTCGCCAGGGCGGTGAAGAACTCCTCCGCCGTGGGTTCGGGACCGTTCGGCTTGGGGGTGCAGCCGGCCAAGCCCAGGCTGCCCAGAACTGTGGCCACCGTGAGCAGACAGGTGACCCTTGTTGCTGCTGAGGTTTTAGTTGCCATTGAGGCAGATGTTAGGGATGTGACGACGCGTTTCGGTGGAGGCGCACCGTGACACGACTGTGATGAGTCCGCGTTCGCGGCGTCACAGCGACCGACCCGGGGAATCCCGGTTCAGGCTCCCGCCGCCGGTGCCCGCACCACCAGGGGCACCGCCGGGAAGTAGGCCGCCATCTCTGACCGCGAGGCTCGCAGCACTGCGGTCCCGTAGCCCCGCTTGCGGTGCTCCGGGCGGATCCAGATGCGCACGTTCACTTCACCGCCGGCCAGTTCGCCGAACACCATGCCAACCTTCTGGCCCCCGGCGATCGCGACCAGCCAGACCGCCTCCTCGGCGTCCACACGGTCGACGGCAGCGCTGATCTCGTCGTCGAGCGCACCGGCCGGCGCGCCCGAACCGTCACCGGCGGAAGGGACATCCGTGGTACGCGCGGCGAAGACGTCGCGATCGTCGGCGGCGGAAAAGGGCCGCAGCGCAACAGGTTCGGGGTGTGACGACCGCTCGCCCCTGGTGAAGCTGAGCTGATTGTCGAGGTCTTCGAGTTCGGCGGCGATCCGGCGCCGCGACACCTTCGTCAACCGGTCGAAGGACAGCCCCAGCACTGCTTCACCGCCGACCGCCGATGTCCCGAGCAGCGCGGCGACCGCTTCGACGGCCGCGTCGTGGTCCTCGGAGGCAACGATCGCGTCGAGCAACTCGTGCCGGCGTTCCAGCGCCCGCACCAATGCGTCGGCGATCTCCCGGCGGGCGGCGCTGCTGTCAAGGACGACATCGTCGGCATCAGTCATGGCCGTCAGCGTAGCCGTCGCGATCAGTCGAGCAGCACGGTGGCGAAGGTGCCGACCTCACGGAAGCCGATGCGGGCGTATGTCGCCCGGGCCACCGTGTTGTAGCTGTTGACGTAGAGGCTGGCGATCCGCCCACCGCGGACGACGGCGGCCGCCAGCGCCGCGGTGCCTGCGGTACCCAACCCGTGGCCGCGCCAGTCGGGATGGACCCAGACGCCCTGGATCTGGCCGACAGCAGGCGATTGCGATCCGACCTCCGCCTTGAACACGACCTGGCCGCGCTCGAAGCGCGCCCACGCGCGGCCCGCCGCGATCAGGCCCGCGACACGGCGTCGGTAGCCGCGGCCACCGTCGCCCGCACGGGGGTCGACGCCCACTTCACCGATGAACATGTCGATGGCCGCCACCAGGTAGGCGTCGAGTTCGTCGATGCGGACCGGCCGCACCGCCGGATCGACGGGAGTGGTGGGCAGGGTGTCGAGCGCCATCAGCGGCTGATGGTCGCGGACATCGCGAGCCGGACCCCACGCCCGTTCCAGGCGCCCCCACATCGGGAGCACGAGCTCGGCGCGGCCCACCAGCGAAGAACACCGTCTGGCGCTGCTGGTGGCCTTGTCGGCAAAGGCATGCATATCGGCGGGCTCACCGCGCAGCGGGATGAGGTTCGCCCCGGCGTAGCACAGCGATTCGGTGGCGTGGCGGCGCGTCCACAGTTCGCCGCCGATCGCGCCGGGCTCGACGCCGTGATCGGCCACCCGCGAGGCGACCATGCAGCTGCCGACCGGATCGTCGTCGAGCACCCGCTGGACCGCTGCCACGTCGCGCACCACCGAGACTCGACGGTCGTCGGCGAGGCGGAAGAGCGGCGGAGCCGACATCGATACTGCTTTCTGCTGGACCGAGGCGGTGACACCACTCACCGCGTCGACGTTCAGCTTACGGTCACCACAGGCGAACCGCTGGCACTTCCCTCCGGGCTGTCGCCGCTGACCGATTCGATCTCGGCGGCGATGCGCATGGCCTCCTCGATCAGCGTCTCGACGATCTGCGCTTCGGGCACGGTCTTGATGACCTCGCCCTTGACGAAGATCTGGCCCTTCCCGTTGCCGGAGGCCACCCCGAGGTCGGCTTCGCGCGCCTCGCCGGGACCGTTGACCACACAGCCCATCACGGCGACCCGCAGCGGCACCTCCATGCCCTCCAGCCCCGCGGACACCTCGTTGGCCAGCGTGTACACGTCGACCTGGGCACGCCCGCACGACGGGCACGACACGATCTCCAGCTTGCGGGGCCGCAGGTTGAGCGACTCGAGGATCTGGTTGCCGACCTTGATCTCTTCGACCGGCGGCGCGGACAGCGACACCCGGATCGTGTCCCCGATCCCCCGCGACAGCAACGCACCGAACGCGACCGCGGACTTGATGGTGCCCTGGAACGCCGGCCCGGCCTCGGTCACCCCGAGGTGCAGCGGGTAGTCGCACTGCGCGGCGAGTTGTTCGTAGGCGGCCACCATCACGACCGGATCGTTGTGCTTGACGCTGATCTTGATGTTGCCGAACCCGTGTTCCTCGAACAGCGAGGCTTCCCACAGCGCCGACTCCACCAGCGCCTCGGGTGTGGCCTTGCCGTACTTCTGCATGAAGCGCTTGTCCAGCGACCCGGCGTTGACGCCGATGCGGATGGGGATGCCCGCGTCACCGGCCGCCCTGGCGACTTCGCCGACCCGGCCGTCGAATTCCTTGATGTTGCCGGGGTTCACGCGCACCGCCGCACATCCGGCGTCGATCGCGGCGAAGATGTACTTCGGCTGGAAGTGGATGTCGGCGATCACCGGGATCTTGGACTTCTTGGCGATCACCGACAGTGCGTCGGCGTCTTCCTGCCGCGGGCACGCCACCCGCACGATGTCGCAGCCCGACGCCGTCAGTTCGGCGATCTGCTGCAGGGTGGCGTTGATGTCGTGGGTCTTGGTGGTGCACATCGACTGGACCGATACCCGATAGTCGCTGCCCACGCCGACGTCGCGCACCATCAGTTGGCGCGTCTTTCGCCGCGGCGCCAGCACCGGCGGCGGTGCGGGCGGCATACCAAGCCCGATGGCGGGGCCGGAAGTCATGAGGTCTCCTATTGGAACAACCTGATCGGGTTGACCAGGTCAGCGGTCACGGTCAGCAGCATGTAGCCGACCACCACCACCAACACTACGTAGGTGGCGGGCATGAGCTTGAGGTAGTTCACCGGCCCCGCGGCCACCATGCCGCGCGCCGACCGGATCATGTTGCGGATCTTCTCGAACACGGCGATGGCGATGTGGCCGCCGTCGAACGGCAGCAGCGGCAGCAGGTTCACCGCGCCGAGGACGAAGTTGAGCTGGGCCAGGAAGAACCAGAAGGCCACCCACAGCCCGGCTTCGACGGTGTCGCCGCCGATGATGCTGGCACCGACCACGCTGATCGGCGTTTCCGGATCACGCTCGCCGCCGCCGATGGACTCCACCAGCGCACCCACCTTCGTGGGGATCTTGGCCAGCGATTTGCCCAGTTCGACGGCCAGGTCGCCGGTGAAGGCGAACGTCGCGGGCACCGCCGACAGCGCGTTGTGCTGGGTGGGCCCGAACTGCGCGGCACCGATACCGATGGCGCCGACCGTCGACGGCTGGTCGCCCTCGCCGGTGAAACGTTGGGTCTGCGTGACGTCGACGACCTTGGTGAGTTTCTCACCGTCGCGCTCGATCACGATCGGGGTCGGACCGGAGGCCTTCTGCAGCGTCACCCGGGCATCGTCGAAGGTCGCCACATCGGTGTCGCCGACCTTGACGATCACGTCGCCCGCACGGATGCCGGCCTCGGCGGCCGGGCCCGGCCCGGTGCACTCGCCCACCTGATCCTTGCTGACCTGCGGTGCCACACAACCGGTTTGACCGACGATGGCGGCGGTCGGCGGGTTCAGATTCGGCAGGCCCCAGATCACGGCGATCGCGTAGATGAGCACCAGACCGATGACGAAGTTCATCCCGGGCCCGGCGAACAGCACCGCGACGCGCTTCCACACCTTCTGCCGGTACATGGCGTACGGCCGGTCCTCCGGTGCGAGTTCCTCGACCGACGTCATCCCGGCGATGTCACAGAACCCGCCGAGCGGTACGGCCTTGAGGCCGTACTCGGTGCTGCCGAGGCGGTTGGGCCGCCGGGTCGACCACACGGTCGGACCGAACCCGACGAAATACCGCCGAACCTTCATCCCGGTGGCCCGCGCGACCCACATGTGCCCGCACTCGTGCAGCGCCACCGACACCAGGATGGCCAGCGCGAAGAGCACGATGCCGAGAGCAAACATCATCTGGTGACTAACCCTTTACTCGAAGGTGTTGCGGCCCGCTCGACGGCGCGTCCCGCGCGGTCCCGAGCCCAGCGCTGCGCGTCGAGGACCTCCTCCACGGTAGCGGGTTCGGCCGCCCACTGGTCGGCAGCGCGCACGACGTCGGCAACGGTGTCGACGATCTCGGGGAACCGGATGCGGCCCGCGAGGAACGCCGCCGCCGCCTCTTCGTTGGCGGCGTTGTAGACGGCGGTGAGGCTGCCGCCCCGCCGGCCGGCCTCCCTGGCCAGCTGCACCGCCGGGAACACCTCGTCGTCGAGCGGAAGGAATTCCCAGGTCGAGGCGGTGGAGAAGTCGCATGCGGATGCCGCGCCGGGAACCCGGTCGGGCCAGCCGAGCGCCAGCGCGATGGGCAGTTTCATATCCGGCGGGCTGGCCTGGGCCAGCGTTGACCCGTCGGTGAAGGTGGCCATCGAGTGCACGATCGACTGGGGGTGCACGACGACCTGGATGCGCTCGTAGTCGATGCCGAACAGCAGGTGCGTCTCGATGAGCTCGAGACCCTTGTTGACCAGGGTCGCCGAGTTCAACGTGTTCATCGGCCCCATCGACCAGGTCGGGTGCTTACCCGCCTGCTCGGGGGTCACCGAGAGCAGGTCTTGGGCCGACCAGCCGAGAAACGGCCCGCCGGATGCGGTGAGCACCAGCTTGGCCACTTCGCCGGCGGTGCCACCGCGCAGGCACTGCGCCATCGCGGAGTGTTCGGAGTCGACGGACACGATCTGGCCCGGCGCGGCGGCCCGCAACACCAACGGCCCCCCGGCGACCAACGATTCCTTGTTGGCCAGCGCCAGCCGCGCGCCGGTGGCCAGTGCGGCCAGCGTCGGCTCGAGCCCGAGCGCCCCGACGAGTGCGTTGAGCACCACGTCGGCGCCGGTGTTCTCCACCAACCGGGTCACCGCATCGGGTCCGGTGTAGGTGACGTCGCCGATCTGTTCGGCTGCCTTGGGGTCGGTGACGGCGACGTCGGTGACCCCCGTCTCGGCTCGCTGGCGAGCCAGCAGATCGGGGTTCGCACCGCCGGCGGCGAGTCCGACCACCTCGAAGCGGTCGGGATTGGCGGCGATCACGTCCAGTGCCTGGGTGCCGATCGACCCGGTGCTGCCCAGGATCAGCACCCGGAGTCTTGTGCCCACGCGCCCCATTGTGCCGCCTGGCGGGCCCTCGCCCGCAGCCGCCGAGGATGTGACGCGAATCTGACCGCTCGCCGGACCAGCCATCCGCATCCGGGCCGCGCCCGAATCCCCCGCGTCAGACGTCGAGGGGGCACCTGCCGCTTCGCACGAGATAGGCGCGGCGCACCGCCGCACTGAGCAAAGGGGACAGTGTCGATGAAGAACCCGTCGTTGAAGAACCCGTCGTCGAGTAACACGTCGTTGAAGCCACGCACGACCACTCACACGCACCGCAGGACCCTGGCCGCGGCGGGGCTCAGCGCTCTGGCGATCTTCGGCGTCGCGGCGTGTTCGAGTGAGGAGGCCGAGAGCACCGCCTCGTCGGCGTCGAGCGCCGCATCGTCGGCTGTCGAGTCCGCCACCGCCACTGCTCCCACCTCGGGTGCGGCCGCGGATCCCGCCGCGAACCTGGTCGGTTCGGGCTGCGCGGCCTACGCAGAACAGGTGCCCAGCGGACCGGGTTCGGTCGCCGGCATGGCAGTCGAGCCCGTGACGGTGGCCGCGTCGAACAACCCGATGCTCACGACGCTGACGCAGGCGCTCTCCGGTCAGCTGAACCCGAACGTCAACCTGGTCGACACCCTCAACGGCGGCGAATTCACCGTCTTCGCCCCCACCGATGAGGCGTTCGCCAAGCTGGACCCGGCGACCGTCGAGACGTTGAAGACGGATTCTGATCTGCTCACCAGCATCCTCACCTATCACGTGGTGCCGGGACAGGCCGCTCCCGATCAGGTGCCGGGCGACCACAAGACCGTCCAGGGCGCCAACGTCACCGTGACCGGTGACGGAGAAGCCCTGAAGGTCAACGAGGCCGGGCTGGTGTGCGGCGGCGTGCAGACCGCCAACGCCACGGTCTACATGATCGACACGGTCCTGATGCCGCCGGCCAACTGACCCATCCCCTTCCACCTCTCCCGCGAGCAGACGCAAACATGCCTGTTCCGGGGCCTTTTTCGGACAGTTTTGCGTCTGCTCGCGCAGAAAATGAACACCCAACCAAGGAGTGAATACTGATGACTGTCAACAAGAATCGCGTTCTGAACGCCGGCTTCGCGGCAATCGCCGCCGCCGGGTTGTCGCTGGGCGCGGCCGCCACGGCACAGGCACAGCCCGCGGCCGGACTGGTGGGGCCGGGCTGCGCTGCCTATGCGCAGCAGGTGCCGACCGGCCCCGGTTCGGTCATGGGCATGGCCATGGATCCGGTCGCGACGGCCGCAGCCAACAACCCGATGCTGACCACGCTCACGAAAGCTGTGTCGGGACAGCTCAATCCGCAGGTGAACCTGGTCGACACCCTCAACGGGGGCCAGTTCACGGTGTTCGCGCCGACCGATGAGGCGTTCGCAAAGATCGATCCCGCCACGATCGAGCGGCTCAAGACCGATGCGCCGCTGCTGACCAGCATCCTGACCTACCACGTGGTGCCCGGCCAGGCGGCTCCCGACGCCGTCGTCGGCACGCACAAGACCGTGCAGGGGGCCGATGTCACCGTGACCGGTAACGGCGCTGACCTGAAGGTCGACGACGCGTCGGTGGTGTGCGGCGGCGTCAAGACGGCGAACGCGACGGTGTACCTCATCGACACGGTGCTGATGCCGCCGGCCGCCTAGGCCCAGGACCGGTCAACCGGCGGGTGGGAAGCGCTCGATCCAGTGCTGGGCGATATCCACCCGCCGGGTGATCCACACCTTGTCGTGGGACTGCACGTGGTCGAGGAAACGCTCCAGCGCCGCGGTGCGGGCGGGGCGTCCGACCAGCCGGCAGTGCAGGCCGATCGACAACATCTTCGGGCTGCCCGCCACCCCTTCGGCGTAGAGCACGTCGAACGCATCGCGCAGGTGGGTGAAGAACTCCGTGCCGCTGGGGAATCCGCCTGCGACGGCGAAGCGCATGTCGTTGGTGTCCAGGGTGTAAGGCACCACCAGGTGATCGTGTCCGTCGACCGCTGTCCAGTACGGCAGGTCATCGGCGTAGGAGTCGGAGTCGTAGAGAAAGCCGCCGTGCTCGACGACCAGCTTGCGCGTCTGCGGTGAGTCACGGCCGGTGTACCAGCCCACCGGTGCGCTGCCGGTCAGCTCGGTCAGCAGTGCGACCGCCTCGGCCATGTGCGCCCGCTCGACGTCGGGCTCGACGAGCTGGTAGCTGATCCAACGCAGACCGTGGCACGCGATCTCGTCACCGCGCTCGGTGAACGCGGCGACCGCCTCGGGATTGCGGGCCAGCGCGAGCGCCACCCCGAACACGGTCAACGGCAGCCCGCGACGCTCGAAGACCCGCAGCACCCGCCACAGCCCCGCCCGT
Above is a window of Mycolicibacterium baixiangningiae DNA encoding:
- the map gene encoding type I methionyl aminopeptidase; translated protein: MSVRTALRPGELSPTLPVPKSIARPEYAWRPTVDEGNEPWVQTPEVIEKMRIAGRIAAGALAEAGRAVAPGVTTDHLDRIAHDYMVDHGAYPSTLGYKGFPKSCCTSLNEVICHGIPDSTVVEDGDIVNIDVTAYIDGVHGDTNATFLAGNVAEEHRLLVERTHEATMRAIKAVKPGRALSVVGRVIEAYANRFGYNVVRDFTGHGIGTTFHNGLVVLHYDQPSVETVMEPGMTFTIEPMINLGGLDYEIWNDGWTVVTKDRKWTAQFEHTLVVTETGAEILTLP
- a CDS encoding GNAT family N-acetyltransferase; amino-acid sequence: MTDADDVVLDSSAARREIADALVRALERRHELLDAIVASEDHDAAVEAVAALLGTSAVGGEAVLGLSFDRLTKVSRRRIAAELEDLDNQLSFTRGERSSHPEPVALRPFSAADDRDVFAARTTDVPSAGDGSGAPAGALDDEISAAVDRVDAEEAVWLVAIAGGQKVGMVFGELAGGEVNVRIWIRPEHRKRGYGTAVLRASRSEMAAYFPAVPLVVRAPAAGA
- a CDS encoding fasciclin domain-containing protein, which encodes MKNPSLKNPSSSNTSLKPRTTTHTHRRTLAAAGLSALAIFGVAACSSEEAESTASSASSAASSAVESATATAPTSGAAADPAANLVGSGCAAYAEQVPSGPGSVAGMAVEPVTVAASNNPMLTTLTQALSGQLNPNVNLVDTLNGGEFTVFAPTDEAFAKLDPATVETLKTDSDLLTSILTYHVVPGQAAPDQVPGDHKTVQGANVTVTGDGEALKVNEAGLVCGGVQTANATVYMIDTVLMPPAN
- the ispG gene encoding flavodoxin-dependent (E)-4-hydroxy-3-methylbut-2-enyl-diphosphate synthase, whose amino-acid sequence is MTSGPAIGLGMPPAPPPVLAPRRKTRQLMVRDVGVGSDYRVSVQSMCTTKTHDINATLQQIAELTASGCDIVRVACPRQEDADALSVIAKKSKIPVIADIHFQPKYIFAAIDAGCAAVRVNPGNIKEFDGRVGEVARAAGDAGIPIRIGVNAGSLDKRFMQKYGKATPEALVESALWEASLFEEHGFGNIKISVKHNDPVVMVAAYEQLAAQCDYPLHLGVTEAGPAFQGTIKSAVAFGALLSRGIGDTIRVSLSAPPVEEIKVGNQILESLNLRPRKLEIVSCPSCGRAQVDVYTLANEVSAGLEGMEVPLRVAVMGCVVNGPGEAREADLGVASGNGKGQIFVKGEVIKTVPEAQIVETLIEEAMRIAAEIESVSGDSPEGSASGSPVVTVS
- a CDS encoding penicillin-binding transpeptidase domain-containing protein yields the protein MATKTSAATRVTCLLTVATVLGSLGLAGCTPKPNGPEPTAEEFFTALATGDTAAAAELADRPADARAALNEAWAGLQATHLDAQILGSKYSEDTGAITYRYTWHLPKNRTWTYDGQLNMVRDEGRWEVRWATTGLHPRLGENQSFALRADPPPRASVNERGGSDVLVPGYRYHFALDAKAAGAELMSTARVVADALRPFNPTVDAQRLAEQASSMAEPMSLTMLNQADHDRVAGLLGPRPGVVITPQADMLPTDERFAPAIVNEVKKEVADELDGRSGWRVVTVNQNGVDVDVLNEVPGDPAPSVTISLDRAVQTAAQNAVNFTGKQAMIVAIKASTGEILAVAQNAAADAEGPLATMGLYPPGSTFKIVTAGAAIERDMATPNTLLGCPGHMDIGHRTVPNYGGFDLGTVPMSRAFASSCNTTFAELASRMPPRGLTTAAAQYGIGPDYQIEGIPTVSGSVPPTVNLAERTEDGFGQGKVVVSPFGMALVAATVAAGQTPVPRLIEGRDTVITGEHGPVSPKVVDSLRPMMRLVVTNGTAKDLADAGDVRGKTGEAEFAGGSHSWFAGYRGDLAFAALIVGGGSSEYAVQMLRGMLDGLPAGYLA
- a CDS encoding DUF1707 SHOCT-like domain-containing protein, which translates into the protein MTTPAHNGDARPDPMPMRISDADRNGTLRRLHNAVALGLIDIDEFEERSALVSQARMRSDLDALVTDLPGPGAIVTSATDRVELRGVFGSLKRQGEWIVPTRLALHRRMGSIDLDLTRARFAGPMVVIELDLKFGGLDLRLPDGASASIDDVEVIVGSASDHRRDVPAEGRPHVVLTGRVVWGSVDIRGPQTGWLRRPRFLGERG
- a CDS encoding M50 family metallopeptidase, which produces MMFALGIVLFALAILVSVALHECGHMWVARATGMKVRRYFVGFGPTVWSTRRPNRLGSTEYGLKAVPLGGFCDIAGMTSVEELAPEDRPYAMYRQKVWKRVAVLFAGPGMNFVIGLVLIYAIAVIWGLPNLNPPTAAIVGQTGCVAPQVSKDQVGECTGPGPAAEAGIRAGDVIVKVGDTDVATFDDARVTLQKASGPTPIVIERDGEKLTKVVDVTQTQRFTGEGDQPSTVGAIGIGAAQFGPTQHNALSAVPATFAFTGDLAVELGKSLAKIPTKVGALVESIGGGERDPETPISVVGASIIGGDTVEAGLWVAFWFFLAQLNFVLGAVNLLPLLPFDGGHIAIAVFEKIRNMIRSARGMVAAGPVNYLKLMPATYVVLVVVVGYMLLTVTADLVNPIRLFQ
- the dxr gene encoding 1-deoxy-D-xylulose-5-phosphate reductoisomerase codes for the protein MGRVGTRLRVLILGSTGSIGTQALDVIAANPDRFEVVGLAAGGANPDLLARQRAETGVTDVAVTDPKAAEQIGDVTYTGPDAVTRLVENTGADVVLNALVGALGLEPTLAALATGARLALANKESLVAGGPLVLRAAAPGQIVSVDSEHSAMAQCLRGGTAGEVAKLVLTASGGPFLGWSAQDLLSVTPEQAGKHPTWSMGPMNTLNSATLVNKGLELIETHLLFGIDYERIQVVVHPQSIVHSMATFTDGSTLAQASPPDMKLPIALALGWPDRVPGAASACDFSTASTWEFLPLDDEVFPAVQLAREAGRRGGSLTAVYNAANEEAAAAFLAGRIRFPEIVDTVADVVRAADQWAAEPATVEEVLDAQRWARDRAGRAVERAATPSSKGLVTR
- a CDS encoding PaaI family thioesterase, which produces MKTTPDHLLGQLGIHDLLETDERMVVEMENRPNLANTRGALQGGLVATLIDIAGGRLADRLVADGQSVTTADMTVHFLAPVVVGPARAEATVVRAGKRIIVTAVDVTDVGRDRLAARATLSFAVLDPR
- a CDS encoding GNAT family N-acetyltransferase, whose product is MSAPPLFRLADDRRVSVVRDVAAVQRVLDDDPVGSCMVASRVADHGVEPGAIGGELWTRRHATESLCYAGANLIPLRGEPADMHAFADKATSSARRCSSLVGRAELVLPMWGRLERAWGPARDVRDHQPLMALDTLPTTPVDPAVRPVRIDELDAYLVAAIDMFIGEVGVDPRAGDGGRGYRRRVAGLIAAGRAWARFERGQVVFKAEVGSQSPAVGQIQGVWVHPDWRGHGLGTAGTAALAAAVVRGGRIASLYVNSYNTVARATYARIGFREVGTFATVLLD